Proteins from one Choloepus didactylus isolate mChoDid1 chromosome 4, mChoDid1.pri, whole genome shotgun sequence genomic window:
- the MAP1A gene encoding microtubule-associated protein 1A isoform X2: MLPTMDGVAEFSEYVSETVDVPSPFDLLEPPTSGGFLKLSKPCCYIFPGGRGDSALFAVNGFNILVDGGSDRKSCFWKLVRHLDRIDSVLLTHIGADNLPGINGLLQRKVAELEEEQSQGSSSYSDWVKNLISPELGVVFFNVPEKLRLPDASRKAKRSIEEACLTLQHLNRLGIQAEPLYRVVSNTIEPLTLFHKMGVGRLDMYVLNPVKDSKEMQFLMQKWAGNSKAKTGIVLASGKEAEISVPYLTSITALVVWLPANPTEKIVRVLFPGNAPQNKILEGLEKLRHLDFLRYPVATQKDLTAGSVPATLKPSKIKQRADSKESLKATTKTAVSKLAKREEVAEEGAKEARSELAKELVKTEKKAKEPPEKPPEKPAKPERVKTESSEALKAEKRKLIKDKVGKKHLKEKISKLEEKKDKEKKEIKKERKELKKDEGRKEEKKDAKKEEKRKDTKPEVKKISKPDLKPFTPEVRKTLYKAKAPGRLKMDKSRATRGEKELSSEPRTPPAQKGTVPLPPVSGHRELTLSSPEDLTQDFEEMKREERRLLAEQRDIGLGEKALPPDTLDEGPLSTATQGIPPSVSGLEQEEPVMKEKEVVPDISEEQGSKDRGPNSEAEMEEEKGTWEEKKQKEAERLPDRPEDREESEPEVKEDVIEKAELEEMEEVHPSDEEEEEETKAESFYQKHMQETLKVTPKGRETLGGQELGLQGKVPEKETSSFLSSLATPAGVTEHVSYIQDETIPGYSETEQTISDEEIHDEPEERPPPPRFPPSTYDLPGPEGPGPFEASQPAESATPATSSKGYGAPETEILTYPPNMVAAPLAEEEHVSSATSITECDKLSSFATSVAEDQSVASLTAPQTEETGKSSLLLDTVTSIPSSRTEATQGLDYVPSAGTISPTSSLEEDKGFKSPPYEDFSVTGESERRGEMVGRGLPGEKATEEEEKETTNVGLSEKLHSQYEMPMFGAPGHTLLPGEPALGEVEERCLSPDDSTVKMASPPVSGPPSATHTPFHQSPVEEKSEPQEFQEADSWGDTRHIQGMGKEDTAEETVKPEPEECTLEKEGKLPPPKSPEIQEAPVSITERHTGYTIQLLPEQDKAIVFETVEAGEPTGTNLGAEALPRDLRTSLQEPGEPQKDEVLQFPDQNLSPEDAETVSVLSVVSPDTANQEPTPRSPCGLTEQHLHKDLWPEMSPEDTRSLSLSEESPSKETSLDISSKQLSPESLGTLQFGELSLGKEEKGPLMLTADTPHPPAPVSVPEPHAATDETTGFSAQADITDESPDRKLPVCSFSDSTLLGDVKHSPEVITSPGEHILTPDSSLTKSPESLPSPAMEDIAMEWEGKVLGSKDKTSEQDKVPEPNDELLQQKDKTLEQKDIVISQKDEALEEKNKAEDQQDKALEQKDRDSEQKTKSLDQKDMAVESKSIDLKENNRDSEQKEKTLEQKDKAWEQKDIDLKQKDTEQKEKALEQEDKTFEQKDIDLEQKDETLEQKDKVLEEKDKASKQEVRDFELEYKAPEDSVPEQKDKAEEQKDRTLENKDQALEEKHWALGQKDEILEQNIKTVEQKKKALEEKDKTWRQESPVQEDKIMKPKEKILEEESPEEVKTVEQMEEALLEKTKVLGVKEIPVQEDKDQKQEEKYWKKEQDVVQEWQETAPIRAEPVGEQKETAPAWKDTSPEQEDRYWRGREDLALDQDPYWRELSCERKVWFPRELDGQGAHPRYTEERESTFLDEGPDDEQEVSPLEHTPRSPWASDFKGFQEASSQKGLEVEHWLSESPVGLPPEEEDKLTRSPFEIISPPASPPEMVGQRVPPAPGQESPIPEPKPMTPMRSEPTTPSWLADIPPWVPKDRPLPPAPLSPAPAPPSSAPEPLTPAPFSWGTPEYDSVVAAVQEGAAELEGGPYSPLGKDYRKAEGEREDESGTGASDSSPHSSKISEVSESHRTTEQDQAEPEQREPTPYPDDRSFQYADIYEQMMLTGLGPACPTREPPLGAAGDWPSHISTKEEVAGRNTSAEKELSSPVSPKSLQSDTPTFSYAALVRPTVPPRHEPEPGPSVEPSPTPPAVPPRAPIPLSKGPSPPLNGDLPSCSPDRRTPSPKESGQGHWDDSTSDSELEKGAQEQPEKEALSPSPPHPVPSGPSTLWPATQSHTSPSLDSSLGPTRPSLDFPASAFGFSSLQPAPPQLPSPAEPRSAPCGSLAFSGDQALVLAPGPPTRARHDEYLEVTKAPSLDSSLPQLPSPSSPGAPLLSSLPRPASPALSEGSSSEATTPVISSVAECFPPGLEAAEKDSGELVPGMEPAAHSLWDLTPLSPAPPASLDLAPPPVPSLPGDMDDGTLPCRLECSGAATKPCPFQDPSEDCAAKGPTETSSNPPGPDPSKAEKEEAEACPIWERGAWLEGAERSAQPETLQPLCPGGAPASRPSSISPEAEAGPQGCAAEPWPHRGELSPSFLNPPLPQSTDDNDLSTEEAWLVGKGGRRRAGGSGATGGPCPGADETPPTSASDSGSSQSDSDVPPETEECPSITAEAALDSDEDGDFLPVDKAGGVSGTHHPRLGHDPPPLPQLDPHPSPPRPDVCMADPEGLSSESGRVERLREKEKVQGRVGRKAPGRAKPASPARRLDLRGKRSPTPGKGPADRASRAPPRPRSTPSQVTPAEEKDGHSPMSKGLVNGLKAVPTALGSKGGTGSPVYVDLAYIPNHCSGKTADLDFFRRVRASYYVVSGNDPANGEPSRAVLDALLEGKAQWGENLQVTLIPTHDTEVTREWYQQTHEQQQQLNVLVLASSSTVVMQDESFPACKIEF, from the coding sequence CCCCCACCTCAGGGGGCTTCCTCAAGCTCTCCAAGCCTTGTTGCTACATCTTCCCTGGTGGCCGCGGGGACTCTGCCCTCTTTGCCGTCAATGGTTTCAACATCCTTGTGGATGGTGGCTCTGATCGCAAATCCTGCTTCTGGAAGCTGGTGCGGCACCTGGACCGCATTGACTCAGTACTGCTCACACACATCGGGGCAGACAACCTGCCAGGTATCAATGGTCTCCTACAGCGCAAAGTGGCGGAACTAGAGGAGGAGCAGTCCCAGGGCTCTAGCAGCTACAGTGACTGGGTGAAGAACCTCATCTCCCCTGAGCTCGGAGTTGTCTTCTTTAACGTGCCTGAGAAGCTACGGCTGCCTGATGCCTCCCGGAAGGCCAAGCGCAGCATTGAGGAGGCTTGCCTCACTCTACAGCACCTAAATCGCCTGGGTATCCAGGCTGAGCCTCTGTACCGTGTGGTCAGCAACACTATTGAGCCGCTGACCCTCTTCCACAAGATGGGTGTGGGCCGGCTGGACATGTACGTCCTCAACCCAGTCAAGGACAGCAAGGAGATGCAGTTCCTCATGCAAAAGTGGGCAGGCAATAGTAAAGCCAAGACAGGCATCGTGCTGGCCAGTGGAAAGGAGGCTGAGATCTCGGTGCCCTATCTGACTTCTATCACTGCTCTGGTGGTGTGGCTACCAGCCAACCCCACTGAGAAGATTGTGCGTGTGCTTTTCCCAGGGAATGCTCCCCAAAACAAGATCTTGGAGGGCCTGGAAAAGCTTCGGCACCTAGATTTCCTGCGCTACCCTGTGGCCACACAGAAGGACCTGACTGCTGGGTCTGTGCCTGCCACCCTCAAGCCCAGCAAAATCAAACAGCGAGCTGACAGCAAGGAGAGCCTCAAAGCTACTACCAAGACAGCCGTGAGCAAGCTGGCCAAACGGGAGGAGGTGGCCGAAGAGGGAGCCAAGGAAGCCCGCTCAGAACTGGCCAAGGAGTTAGTCAAGACGGAAAAGAAGGCAAAAGAGCCACCTGAGAAGCCCCCAGAGAAGCCTGCCAAGCCTGAGAGGGTGAAGACAGAGTCAAGCGAGGCACTGAAGGCAGAGAAGCGAAAGCTGATCAAGGACAAAGTGGGGAAAAAGCACCTAAAAGAAAAGATAtcaaagctggaagagaaaaaagataaggagaaaaaagagatcaagaaggagagaaaggagctcAAGAAGgatgaagggaggaaggaggagaagaaggatgccaagaaggaggagaagaggaaagacACCAAACCTGAGGTCAAGAAGATTTCCAAGCCAGACCTGAAGCCCTTTACCCCTGAGGTACGTAAGACCCTTTACAAAGCCAAGGCCCCTGGAAGACTCAAGATGGACAAGAGTCGGGCTACCCGTGGGGAGAAGGAGCTGTCCTCTGAGCCCCGGACCCCCCCAGCACAGAAGGGGACTGTACCTCTCCCACCAGTCAGTGGGCACAGGGAGCTGACCCTGTCCTCACCAGAGGACCTCACACAGGATTTTGAGGAGATGAAACGTGAAGAGAGGAGATTGCTAGCTGAACAAAGGGACATAGGGCTAGGGGAGAAAGCACTCCCTCCAGACACTCTGGATGAGGGACCCCTGAGCACAGCTACCCAGGGAATCCCACCTTCTGTCTCAGGCCTGGAACAAGAAGAGCCTGTAATGAAGGAGAAAGAGGTTGTCCCAGACATCTCTGAGGAACAAGGCAGCAAGGACAGAGGCCCAAATTCTGAGGCTGAAATGGAGGAGGAGAAAGGTACCTGGgaggaaaagaagcagaaagaagcagAGAGGCTCCCAGATAGACCAGAAGACAGAGAGGAAAGTGAACCTGAGGTAAAGGAGGATGTGATAGAGAAGGCTGAGTTAGAAGAAATGGAGGAGGTACACCCTTCagatgaggaagaagaggaagagacaaAGGCTGAGAGTTTTTACCAAAAGCATATGCAGGAAACCTTGAAGGTAACCCCAAAGGGCAGGGAGACTCTTGGGGGCCAGGAACTGGGACTCCAGGGTAAAGTCCCTGAGAAGGAGACCTCGTCATTCCTAAGCAGCCTGGCCACACCTGCAGGAGTCACTGAGCATGTCTCTTACATCCAGGATGAGACAATCCCTGGCTACTCAGAGACTGAGCAAACCATCTCAGACGAGGAGATACATGATGAGCCAGAGGAGCGCCCACCTCCACCCAGATTTCCCCCAAGTACTTATGACCTCCCTGGGCCTGAAGGTCCTGGGCCCTTTGAGGCCAGCCAGCCTGCAGAGAGTGCTACTCCTGCCACCTCCAGCAAAGGCTATGGAGCGCCAGAGACTGAAATCCTCACCTATCCCCCAAACATGGTGGCCGCCCCTTTAGCTGAAGAGGAACACGTGTCCTCAGCCACCTCAATTACCGAGTGTGACAAGCTTTCTTCCTTTGCCACATCAGTGGCTGAGGACCAGTCTGTGGCCTCACTCACAGCTCCCCAGACAGAGGAGACAGGCAAGAGCTCCCTGCTGCTTGACACAGTCACAAGCATACCCTCCTCCCGCACCGAAGCCACTCAGGGCTTGGACTACGTGCCATCAGCTGGTACCATCTCACCCACATCCTCACTGGAAGAGGACAAGGGCTTCAAATCACCACCCTATGAGGACTTTTCTGTGACTGGGGAGtctgagagaagaggagagatggTAGGGAGAGGCTTGCCTGGAGAGAAAGCTacggaagaggaagagaaagaaaccacaaaTGTAGGGTTGTCTGAGAAACTTCACAGTCAATATGAAATGCCAATGTTTGGGGCCCCTGGGCACACCCTACTTCCAGGGGAACCAGCCCTTGGAGAGGTGGAGGAGCGCTGCCTCAGCCCAGATGACAGCACAGTGAAGATGGCCTCTCCTCCAGTATCCGGCCCACCCAGTGCCACTCATACACCCTTCCATCAGTCCCCAGTGGAAGAAAAGTCTGAGCCCCAAGAATTTCAGGAAGCAGACTCCTGGGGAGACACTAGGCATATACAAGGTATGGGCAAGGAAGACACTGCAGAGGAGACAGTTAAGCCTGAGCCTGAAGAGTGCACACTAGAGAAGGAGGGTAAGTTACCTCCTCCCAAGAGCCCTGAGATCCAGGAAGCACCTGTCAGCATTACTGAGAGACACACAGGCTACACCATCCAACTGTTGCCAGAACAGGACAAAGCAATAGTCTTTGAGACTGTGGAGGCAGGAGAACCCACAGGTACAAATTTGGGAGCAGAAGCCCTTCCCAGAGATCTGAGGACATCACTGCAAGAACCTGGCGAACCTCAGAAAGATGAGGTGCTCCAATTTCCTGATCAAAATCTCTCCCCTGAAGATGCAGAGACTGTCTCTGTCCTCAGTGTGGTCTCCCCAgacactgccaaccaagaacccACCCCCAGGTCTCCCTGTGGCCTGACAGAGCAGCACCTCCACAAAGACCTTTGGCCAGAGATGTCTCCAGAAGACACCCGGTCACTTTCTCTCTCAGAAGAGAGCCCCAGCAAAGAGACATCTCTGGATATCTCTTCTAAGCAGCTCTCTCCAGAAAGCCTTGGCACCCTCCAGTTTGGAGAACTAAgccttggaaaggaagaaaaggggcCTCTAATGCTGACTGCGGACACCCCTCATCCCCCAGCCCCTGTGTCTGTTCCAGAGCCCCATGCAGCCACAGATGAGACCACTGGATTTTCTGCACAGGCAGACATTACAGATGAGAGTCCTGACAGAAAATTACCTGTCTGCTCCTTCTCTGACTCAACACTGTTGGGAGATGTGAAGCACTCACCTGAAGTGATCACAAGCCCTGGTGAACACATTCTGACTCCTGACAGCTCTCTCACCAAGAGTCCTGAGTCTTTGCCAAGCCCTGCCATGGAGGACATTGCTATGGAGTGGGAAGGTAAAGTTCTAGGGTCAAAAGACAAAACCTCAGAGCAGGATAAGGTACCTGAGCCAAACGATGAACTCCTACAGCAAAAGGAcaaaactctggagcagaagGATATAGTCATCAGTCAGAAAGACGAGGCTCTGGAAGAAAAGAACAAGGCTGAGGACCAGCAGGATAAGGCTTTAGAACAAAAAGACAGAGACTCAGAACAAAAAACCAAGTCTCTGGATCAGAAGGACATGGCCGTAGAATCAAAATCTAtagacttaaaagaaaataacagagactcagaacaaaaagaaaagacccTGGAACAGAAGGACAAGGCCTGGGAACAAAAAGACatagatttaaaacaaaaagacacagaacaaaaagaaaaggccCTGGAACAGGAGGATAAGACCTTTGAACAAAAAGACATAGACTTAGAACAAAAAGACGAGACTCTAGAACAGAAGGACAAGGTcctagaagaaaaagacaaagcttCAAAACAAGAAGTCAGAGACTTTGAACTTGAATACAAGGCTCCAGAGGACAGTGTACCTGAACAGAAAGACaaggctgaggaacagaaggaCAGGACCTTAGAAAATAAAGATCAGGCCTTAGAAGAAAAACATTGGGCCTTAGGACAGAAGGATGAAATCCTGGAACAAAACATTAAGACTgttgaacagaaaaaaaaggctCTGGAAGAAAAGGACAAAACTTGGAGGCAGGAGAGCCCAGTGCAAGAAGATAAAATCATGAAACCCAAGGAAAAGATCCTAGAGGAAGAATCCCCAGAAGAAGTCAAAACTGTGGAACAGATGGAAGAAGCTCTGTTGGAAAAGACCAAGGTTCTGGGGGTGAAAGAGATCCCAGTGCAGGAAGACAAAGACCAAAAGCAGGAAGAAAAGTACTGGAAGAAGGAGCAGGATGTGGTACAGGAGTGGCAAGAAACAGCTCCAATCAGGGCAGAGCCAGTAGGAGAACAGAAAGAGACTGCCCCAGCTTGGAAGGACACATCTCCTGAGCAGGAGGACAGGTactggaggggcagggaggatTTGGCCTTGGATCAGGACCCATATTGGAGGGAGTTGAGCTGTGAGAGGAAGGTCTGGTTCCCTCGTGAGCTGGATGGCCAGGGGGCCCACCCACGGTACactgaggagagagagagcacttTTTTGGATGAGGGGCCAGATGATGAGCAAGAAGTGTCCCCACTGGAGCACACACCCCGGAGCCCCTGGGCCTCAGACTTCAAGGGTTTCCAGGAGGCCTCATCACAGAAGGGGCTGGAGGTAGAGCACTGGCTTTCAGAGTCACCAGTTGGGCTGCCACCAGAGGAAGAGGACAAGCTGACCCGTTCCCCCTTTGAGATTATCTCCCCTCCAGCCTCTCCACCTGAAATGGTTGGACAGAGGGTCCCTCCAGCCCCAGGACAAGAAAGCCCAATCCCAGAGCCTAAGCCCATGACACCCATGAGGAGCGAACCCACCACCCCCTCATGGCTGGCTGACATCCCACCGTGGGTGCCCAAGGACAGACCCTTGCCCCCCgctcccctctccccagctccagCTCCCCCTTCCTCTGCCCCAGAGCCACTCACTCCTGCACCCTTCTCCTGGGGCACACCTGAGTATGACAGTGTGGTGGCTGCAGTCCAGGAAGGGGCAGCTGAGTTGGAAGGTGGGCCTTACTCCCCTCTGGGGAAGGACTACCGCAAGgctgaaggagaaagggaagatgAAAGTGGAACTGGTGCTTCTGACAGCAGCCCCCACAGCTCAAAGATCTCAGAAGTCAGTGAGAGCCATAGGACCACAGAGCAAGACCAGGCTGAGCCAGAGCAGAGAGAGCCTACACCCTATCCTGATGACAGAAGCTTTCAGTATGCAGACATCTATGAGCAGATGATGCTCACTGGGCTTGGCCCAGCATGCCCTACTAGGGAGCCTCCTCTTGGGGCAGCTGGGGATTGGCCCTCACACATCTCAACCAAGGAGGAGGTTGCTGGCCGAAACACATCTGCAGAGAAGGAGCTTTCATCTCCTGTCTCGCCTAAGAGCCTCCAATCTGACACTCCAACCTTTAGCTATGCAGCCCTGGTGCGACCCACTGTACCCCCCAGGCATGAGCCTGAACCAGGGCCAAGTGTGgagcccagccccaccccacctgcaGTGCCTCCCCGTGCCCCTATCCCCCTGAGCAAAGGCCCAAGCCCCCCTCTTAATGGTGACCTCCCAAGCTGCAGCCCAGATAGgaggaccccctcccccaaggaGTCAGGCCAGGGTCACTGGGATGATAGCACTAGTGATTCAGAGTTGGAGAAGGGGGCCCAGGAGCAGCCAGAAAAAGAGGCTCTGTCTCCAAGTCCCCCACACCCAGTCCCTTCAGGGCCCTCCACATTGTGGCCTGCAACCCAGTCACATACCAGCCCTTCCTTGGACTCATCCTTGGGTCCCACTCGACCCAGCCTGGACTTCCCAGCTTCCGCCTTTGGCTTCTCCTCACTGCAGCCAGCTCCCCCACAGCTACCCTCTCCGGCTGAACCTCGCTCAGCACCCTGCGGTTCCCTTGCCTTCTCTGGGGATCAAGCTCTGGTTCTGGCTCCAGGGCCCCCGACCAGAGCCCGGCATGATGAATATCTAGAAGTGACCAAGGCCCCCAGCCTGGACTCCTCACTGCCTCAGCTCCCATCGCCCAGCTCTCCTGGGGCCCCTCTCCTCTCCAGTTTGCCCCGACCTGCCTCACCAGCCCTGTCTGAAGGCTCCTCCTCTGAAGCCACCACACCTGTGATTTCAAGTGTGGCTGAGTGCTTCCCTCCAGGCCTTGAGGCTGCAGAAAAGGATTCTGGAGAGCTAGTCCCAGGAATGGAACCAGCTGCCCACAGCCTCTGGGACCTCACTCCTCTGAGTCCAGCACCCCCAGCTTCACTGGACCTAGCTCCACCTCCAGTTCCAAGCCTGCCCGGAGACATGGATGATGGCACCCTGCCCTGCCGTCTGGAGTGCTCAGGGGCAGCCACCAAGCCATGCCCATTCCAGGATCCCTCTGAAGACTGTGCAGCCAAGGGCCCAACTGAAACCAGCTCCAACCCTCCAGGCCCTGATCCCTCCAAAGCTGAGAAAGAAGAGGCTGAAGCCTGCCCTATCTGGGAGCGGGGGGCCTGGCTGGAGGGAGCCGAGAGGAGTGCCCAGCCTGAAACACTGCAGCCACTGTGTCCTGGAGGAGCCCCTGCAAGCCGACCCAGCAGTATTTCCCCTGAGGCTGAGGCGGGGCCCCAGGGATGTGCTGCTGAACCTTGGCCCCACCGTGGAGAGCTCTCTCCATCCTTCCTGAACCCACCCCTGCCCCAATCCACAGATGACAATGACCTCTCAACTGAGGAAGCTTGGCTGGTAGGGAAAGGGGGGCGGCGCCGAGCTGGGGGCTCAGGGGCCACAGGGGGTCCATGTCCTGGGGCTGATGAGACTCCCCCAACATCAGCGAGTGACTCAGGCTCCTCACAGTCAGATTCTGACGTTCCACCAGAAACTGAGGAGTGTCCATCCATCACAGCTGAGGCAGCCCTCGACTCAGATGAAGATGGGGACTTCCTGCCTGTGGACAAAGCTGGGGGGGTCAGTGGAACTCACCATCCTCGGCTTGGCCATGATCCACCCCCTCTACCCCAGCTAGACCCTCACCCATCCCCTCCCCGTCCTGACGTGTGCATGGCTGACCCCGAGGGGCTCAGCTCAGAGTCTGGGAGGGTGGAAAGGCTACGGGAGAAGGAGAAGGTACAAGGCCGAGTAGGGCGCAAGGCCCCAGGCAGGGCCAA